A single window of Undibacterium sp. 5I1 DNA harbors:
- a CDS encoding DUF4148 domain-containing protein — MNSKQIFAAVSLIALTTSAAFAADATTSTKTRAEVVAELAQARAAGEQVGGQEFAWFVAPKSTTATAGATKDQADSKLETAKAAKAKTSTTE; from the coding sequence ATGAATTCAAAACAAATATTTGCTGCTGTTAGCCTGATCGCTTTGACAACTAGCGCTGCTTTTGCTGCAGATGCGACAACGTCCACAAAAACTCGTGCTGAAGTCGTCGCTGAGTTGGCACAAGCCCGCGCAGCTGGCGAGCAAGTTGGCGGTCAAGAATTTGCCTGGTTTGTAGCGCCGAAAAGCACAACTGCAACAGCAGGCGCTACAAAAGACCAAGCTGACTCTAAATTAGAAACAGCTAAAGCAGCAAAAGCTAAAACTAGCACTACTGAATAA